The genomic region taagaaaattcacTATCTTCTGttgtttattaataaaattataaagtttaaACTGTTTTATCAAAGACTCCAACTTTCACTTTTGagttctatttttaaatatttcaaaattttaatgtaactaaacttttaattttgttttgggttaattacatgtatatttcttctcaaaaaatcttgaattaCACTTccttaaaaaagttttaaaattatacttacacttcctccaaaaattcattgtatatACCTGACCCCCTTTCGTTatggtttggatgaaaaatgctgacgtaaacaaaaaaattacataaatttttaattttgcccttCATTAATATTCTCATGTGATAATTTTGCACCTATAAGGGGATAAATGTGATCATGTTAACctcactctatatatataaatatattatatttatccctttataagtataaaaatatacataaaatttttaattaaatttatgttttttgttagTGTCAATATCTTTTGTTTAAATCCTAACGAAAATGTGTCAGGTATataagaaagaatttttaaaggcaatgtaaatataattttaagttttttaaaaaaatatataattctgtATTTTTAGAAGGCGTACAAGTGTAGTTAacccttttttgttttttggtagTTAACCCTTTTGTTTTATAAGCTATTGCAAAGGCTATGAACAAACAAGGGTAATTTTGTCAATAGAAAGACTTCCTCAGTCTCTGTTTTCGTTTGTTGCCATCACCATAATCTATATCCATTGTTTCCTCTTGAATAAAAAGCCTACCGAATGAAAAACCATAAATTTCCACTCTCCAAAGTCTCTCGTCAAAACCTTCGTCCGCAAGCACTCCTCTCCCTAATCTGTGTTCCAGATCCAAATACATTGTTGAATTCGCGCACCTATACGTACATATTCGTATTGCTCTTGCGAGATTGAAGGACTATGGGCGGAGTGCCATCGACGCCGCGATTAGGGGGCGGAGAGCAGCTGCCGGAGAAGGCGGAGAGCTTAATTGGGGCGTTTGTCGGTGAGAAATCATTTCCACTTACCTCGGATTACTGGCAGAAGCTTCTAGAGCTTCCATTCGATCTTCGCTGGCCTTCTAATCGCGTTAACCAAGCTTGCCACCTATTCGGTCAGTGCATTCTTgtcttttgctttatttttgtaatattgaaatttagtTCGTGTTTTCTGCTAGTGAGATTACCGGTTTGTGTTTTGTGATGGTTTGTTGTTAGTTTGCATTTAGAAATGTGTATTTGATTGCGTTTTCTCGTGTGCGGAAAGCTGAGTTGTTTCGAGTTTGATTTTGGAATTGAGAGTAAGTTCATATGTTTTCTTTCTGGAAATCAgcttgtgtgtgtgcgtgtgtgtgctttctttttcttccttccatcttgggtgggggtggggtggggggaaGGTGGTTATTGTTTGCATCATGTATTCGTGCTCTGAGATTCTAGAGTAGGTGAGCATTGCTTTTTgttttgagtttgaatttagAGAATTTCTTGTAGATTATATACTATAGTTCCTAAAGaatgtcaaatattataaaatctaGGAATGGTTTCAGAAAATGCAGTAATAGACAACCTTAGCATGTTGCTGTACTTTTCTGCAAATGCTGATGATTGTAGAGCTCCAAGGTGGTGCTGTTGTCTTCTCACGTAATAATAAAGCTTTGATGTTCTTAGAGATAAACACAGAAATTCTCTATATAATAGTGTAGTTTCATACTTTTTAGCTGTATTTTTCTGCAAATGCTGATGATTGTAGAGCCCCAAGGTGGTGCTGTTGTCTTCTCACTTAATAAAGCTTTGATGTTCTTAGAGATAAACAGAGAAATTCTCTATATAATAGTGTAGTTTCATACTTTTTTGCCAGTATCATTtccaaaaatttctttttgataATCTCTTTAAGGTTAAGCAGTCAAATTATAGTAAAGAACTATGTAATTCATGTTATTTTgctttcatcattttctaagGTTCAAAATCTTTTGAACTTTCTGTCGCGAATGCTATTGATTATTCAAAAAAGGGGTTATGCAACTGTTGCAGCAAAAGTTGCATTAGTTATAGTGCTCCAGAAGTTTTGCCAGAGAACTCACTTAGGTATAGGTGTTCCCATATTTGCTCTTGCTCCAGAAGTTTTGCAATGATTCTTTCCCATTTCAACCTTTTTCCTATCTGGCGATGCACTTTCTGGTTTTTGGTTGAAGGATAAAATCTGTGTTTTAACATTATGTCATCTTCTAGGCACATGCTTTTCCATATATAGTCTCCTTTACCTGTTATGAAATATGCACATCCGTTGGTACACAATCTTCTCAACAATACATACCTATACTTTTGGTATCTTATGCAAAGGAGAAGAATGTCCTATGAtgtgtaaattattatagcacaaattcgatgaatttgaACATAAAGTATCATGATGTTTGGTACTACTTAtatgtttgtaattttcttagGTTCTGGAATGGCACAATGCTTTAGAAAAGTGTGCTTTTATCTCAGCTGTGCTTGGAAGTAAGTCTGAATAACAGAAGCTCCTAGGATCCCCGCTCATTGTATAAGATTTTCCGTTATTGTCCTGCTAGAAATTgagtatttaaataaattggcaGCTATTCACTTATTCATTTAGAGAAACATGAATATCATGGCCATGCTGTTAATCCTAAAGTGATATCTAGAGCTAAAAGGagaaattaattcatgtaATGTTCTTCATGTGGTCAATACTTACtttttaagatatattttcatctaGTCTGATTCTCATCGGCTTGTTTGCATGCAGCAATAAACAATTGCAATACGAGGCACCTTGCAAAGATTTTGATTCACCTAGCATGGTGCTTGCAGGAGTGTGTTTCTGCATCTGGGGTGGCATCTCCAGCTATCTCAAAAGCTCTCAATGCACTATTTCTATTATCTGTTTTTCTAAAGTATCTGATTGAGAATGCTAAGAGTGATAACTTTGAAGAACTATGCCTATCTATAGATGAATCTGAGCCAATGCCAAATAATTTCTCCAGAGGTTcgattttttacatcataTTTTATGCTTACTTAGACCAGTTTGTATGGCTTATGTTTGTGTATATTCCTATCTTCataacatttttgtttttgttatatcttctaatttattttcccaaaaaatttCTGGTTGTCtgcaatcaaaattttgctttcaagTAATTAGCATGTATCACTTTCATTGTGTTAGGTTTAACCATTTAGTCTCTGTCATGTCTGTACTTTTCAGGGTAGTTTGTTTGTGCTTCCTGATCCGGAAACAAATAGATATAGATaggaaaataatgaaaaatgttgCACAATAACAAATTTTGAATGCATATGCTTTTCATCATGCCTCCTTTGACATTGCGACTTGCTGGTCTCAAATATTCCCCAGGATTGTAAGAGGATTATGCCATGACTTTAAACGAGGCTGAATGGCTAACTAATCAGAAGTTGTTACCGTACTGGCTAGGATTTCTCTTGCGTGATGATCTTGATTTATTGTCATGTTTTGGTTGAAAACACAGACCAGCTACCAAAATGATCTGATTTCCCTAGTTCAGAAACCCTTCTTGAACCTGTTCATCTTTCCACTCTCCATCTTTTTAGATTATCCGATTTACCAGTATGCTAAGTCTTGTGTCATCATTGATAAACAACTTAACAAGTTTTGTGTTATCCTCTTCAAATTGTTGACTGTTTGGACAGGAACCTTGACATTTTGAATATGATTGTTTAACAACACTTCATTTTCAGAAGATAATGCTTAAGATGGTATCCTCTCCAACTTTACACTTACTCAATGCTTGAAGTGCAATTAAGAGGTTCTGTATGTAGTCTTGCTAAAGTTTAACTGGTAATAATAGAAGTAGAGGATTTTAtcccttttttccttttcccatTTTCCCTGAACAATCTGTCCACAAAAACTCCAGGACTTGgcatttttgttattgtgGTAAACAAATATTCAGTTTCTATTGATGTGATGCTTGAATCACCTGTATACTACTGCTTAATGATCAAGATGttaattgtttgttttcaatttaaatattttcaagccAACGTGTGGTTGGATGCGTTGTGATCTTGAGTATGAATGTCCCCCCCGTGTGGGGATGGTAATAATCTAGTCAGTAGAGAAGCATGTGATCcttttatacttttatgtTGTGAATACATAGAGAGACTCATCCCCAAGTatctttgaaaagattaaGACACTCCAGTTCTTCTCACACTGCATAGCAAGTATACCAAATTTCCTATAATAATTTGAACTCGACTTTACAGTTAGCTGAACACTGGTTAAAATGACCTTTATCAAGTTGAGTTGACTTCTACATATTTTGTgtcctttcaatatatatcATGACTTAGAGGTCCAGTTCATTGGCATTctttaatgaatatttaaaacCTTTAATTGTTTGCTCAACGTCTTCATTCATTCTGGTCCCTTTCTGAACCAGTTGCTTTCCTGATGGATGCACTTATACTTGACTTTGTTCCACCTTCTCAAAGCAGGTGAAGATGTTGGAAACCTCATTATGTACAGTGCGTTTAACTTTATTGCCAAAGTTGATATTAGGTATGCGTGGATGGTGAAAGATGTCAATTGATGCATTGCTTTGTATTTGCGTTTccctaatttttgtaattttcttgataagtCCTAGAACATACCTTCTGCATTATGAGCTGCTTAACTTCATGCTGATTGCCATGTCAACTCAACTTGTCTCTGGGCCATCACCAGGACCGAATGATGCACACCCTTTCATTGACGCAGCAATGGCTCAGGTGAGTCAGAGAAGTTTCCTGACTTCAATGCTAATCATCTAATTCTTTTCCATATCAACTGGCTGGTGTTTCTGCAGGAAACTTCTTTGGTTGATTCAGTTGTGCACAAGTTATTGCTCAATTACATCATACACCCTGGGGCTCCATTAAACAGTTCAATTTATACCATATTTTCTGAAGAAAATCAACTAGGTGTTCTGAGAAGAGTTGGCTCTGCAGCTGGTATGGTAGTGTGGCACGAACATGCCAGTCATCTAACTTTTAACTTATATGTGATATCAATCTATTGCCTTTCCTGTTTGGTTGTAGCTTGATTCTTCTCATGAAAACTCTTGGAGTGCAATGTTGttatgtttgtttattttgttcaattcAATACTTGCGCTTTTgttattatgtattattttactattggCTTTCCATTGAAGAGCACGATACATCAGAGGTACTACCAACTATAGGCTTTTGTATGCATCTTTAAATAAAAGGGCTGTACATTTCCCCTCAATTCTAGCTATTATTTGTATGCCTTCAATTTGATCTTGATTTTCTAACTGAAATATAATTCATGCTTGCAGCAAACTTGATGCTATTGCCCTTTAATTACTTAGTCAGCTCAACTGGTGAAGCTTCAAGAAGTCCACTGGCAGAAAACAGTCTTAATGTTTTGCTTATTCTTTGTCATTACCATAAATGTATTTCGGTGGACTATGTGAAGGATAAAAGTCAAAACAGCAGTTCACAGTCTCTGCCTAAGGAAGAGACATATTTTTCGGAGAACCCTTTCTGCAGAGCAGTCGAAAATGTTCGGGATATTGAATGTATGAACATGTGCAAATTTCCGGATTCTGTTATTTTTTAGACTGAGATTTATGATGTTCAAACACTGCTTAAGTCTGAGTGGTCTGCCTACAGTTAATCGCGTTGATATTGAGGGCAATGCACATAATGGTCTGCTTGTGAGGCTACCTTTTGCTTCTCTATTTGATACTCTTGGCATGTGAGTATTCGGGGGTTGAATATATCAGTTCTACTGTTATTTGACATGTTGCTTTTGAATCCTCTACTGGATTTTCtctattgaaattaattttctggaaaaaaaagtaaaatgcttaaatatgtatttgagCCTCCAATAGTTGTCAGTTGCTAGAGCTTGGTTATTGGTGATTTCTATTGGTTGTGATTTCCCATCAGAACTCCTAATTCTGAGAATTTATAACCTaacatctatatttttatatgatttagtTTCACGTTTTCTGCATCATTCTCTTCAAATATAGTTGTTCTTACTAGGTTACTTCATTTTTACTGATGCTGGATGGTACGATGCTTTTATTGAGATTTAGATGATTGAGGACTCCAGGATAGTGTTACATGCTAAAAGTATCTCTATCTGAGACAGCACATTAAAATACTTGATCTTGACTATGGatataattctattttagGATTCTATATGCActggtttcttttatttcaggTGCTTGGCTGATGAAAGATCTGTTTTGTTGCTTTATTCACTGGTGCACGGAAATTCATGTTTTCTGGAGTATGTTTTGGTGCGAGCAGATATGGATACACTGGTATGAACCCTAAATTTCACTTGCCTCATGAAGAACATCTGTCTTTTTTCTGATGAAACCATCGCTAGGCCCTCTGCTTGAAACTGAAAAGGTGAATGTAAATATTAGATTAGAGAGGAGATAATAACAACTGAAAAATATTCTTAGTGAAAGTATTCTTAAATCTTAAGGTAACTTTGATGTTCAATTGCTAATTATGACTTAAGAGGGgtcataaaatatttcctGATTATTACTATATTAGGAAAGCTGGGGTATCCACTTTGCCAAACCTTTATCAGTTTGTCCTTTGTGTAAAGTGTTTATTAAAGACTGTTTTTTCTGCGAGGATTTGTTTTTCTAAGGTGAGTCTAAGTGCAAATTGTAGGAGTGAGACAACGCTGCTACTTTAGTGATATTTAGGAAGGATaacatgattatttttatggtCACTGGTGTGCTGTATTTGAACTTGTTCAGTTCCACTGCAAATCTTGGTATGATATTGACCTTTTCTTCAAATGATATATACAGTTGATGCCCATGTTGGAAACGTTATATAATTCTCCGAAAAGGACGGCCAATCACATTTATATGGTGCTGATTATTCTTCTTATACTAAGTCAAGATTCCTCTTTCAATGCTAGCGTCCACAAACTGGtaaagataatttttctttacccATATAAGTTTACTTATTCTAATCTCGTACCTGAGTTATGAAATATGCTTGCAGATGCTGCCTAATGTGCCATGGTATCAAGAACGTCTTCTTCATCAAACTTCTCTTGGTTCCCTCATGATCATAATTCTAATTAGGACTGTGAAATATAACCTCTCTAAGCTGAGGGTAAGACTTGATGCAATTCTTCTAGCTTATTTTTCCTTGTCTTGGACTCGACATTTGAGCTTTGCACCCTGTTACCCTTTATGGCGTTGAATAATAGCATCATAGATCTACTcagttattataattatcagaAAGATGTGTCTAAGTTTCCTACTGTGAAAACTCAAATTGTCTCATTTTGAACAAATGTAGACATTTGtaatataaaacagaaatCACCACAGTTAATACACTCGAATGATAAGTTTTTGCCAATTTAtggttatattattttaattcttccATTGCAACAGGATGTCTATCTTCACACAAATTGTCTTGCAACTTTGGCAAATATGGCACCACATGTTCACCGCCTGAGTGCATATGCATCACAGCAGTTGGTTAGCCTTTTTGATATACTTTCACGCAAGTAAGTCTCatctttattgtttttgcCCTTGACATCTTACAGCCTGTATAGTACTTGACCAAGATGCATCAGGATTGGGTTCTCTCCCCTATTTGTGGTTTAATATCTTGAATATTTAGGTACAATAAATTCGCAGAAGTTAGAAATGATGAGATGAAA from Sesamum indicum cultivar Zhongzhi No. 13 linkage group LG3, S_indicum_v1.0, whole genome shotgun sequence harbors:
- the LOC105158410 gene encoding dymeclin isoform X3 produces the protein MGGVPSTPRLGGGEQLPEKAESLIGAFVGEKSFPLTSDYWQKLLELPFDLRWPSNRVNQACHLFAINNCNTRHLAKILIHLAWCLQECVSASGVASPAISKALNALFLLSVFLKYLIENAKSDNFEELCLSIDESEPMPNNFSRAGEDVGNLIMYSAFNFIAKVDISPRTYLLHYELLNFMLIAMSTQLVSGPSPGPNDAHPFIDAAMAQETSLVDSVVHKLLLNYIIHPGAPLNSSIYTIFSEENQLGVLRRVGSAAANLMLLPFNYLVSSTGEASRSPLAENSLNVLLILCHYHKCISVDYVKDKSQNSSSQSLPKEETYFSENPFCRAVENVRDIEFNRVDIEGNAHNGLLVRLPFASLFDTLGMCLADERSVLLLYSLVHGNSCFLEYVLVRADMDTLLMPMLETLYNSPKRTANHIYMVLIILLILSQDSSFNASVHKLMLPNVPWYQERLLHQTSLGSLMIIILIRTVKYNLSKLRDVYLHTNCLATLANMAPHVHRLSAYASQQLVSLFDILSRKYNKFAEVRNDEMKMADGDLQGDSLPEDPSSELHIYTDFLRLVLEILNSVLTFTLPRNPEVVYAIMHRQEVFLPFKNHPRFNELLENIYTVLDFFNSRMDAHKMDDEWSVEKVLQVIINNCRSWRGEGMKMFTQLRFTYEQESHPEEFFIPYIWQLVLSGRI
- the LOC105158410 gene encoding dymeclin isoform X1, whose protein sequence is MGGVPSTPRLGGGEQLPEKAESLIGAFVGEKSFPLTSDYWQKLLELPFDLRWPSNRVNQACHLFAINNCNTRHLAKILIHLAWCLQECVSASGVASPAISKALNALFLLSVFLKYLIENAKSDNFEELCLSIDESEPMPNNFSRAGEDVGNLIMYSAFNFIAKVDISPRTYLLHYELLNFMLIAMSTQLVSGPSPGPNDAHPFIDAAMAQETSLVDSVVHKLLLNYIIHPGAPLNSSIYTIFSEENQLGVLRRVGSAAANLMLLPFNYLVSSTGEASRSPLAENSLNVLLILCHYHKCISVDYVKDKSQNSSSQSLPKEETYFSENPFCRAVENVRDIEFNRVDIEGNAHNGLLVRLPFASLFDTLGMCLADERSVLLLYSLVHGNSCFLEYVLVRADMDTLLMPMLETLYNSPKRTANHIYMVLIILLILSQDSSFNASVHKLMLPNVPWYQERLLHQTSLGSLMIIILIRTVKYNLSKLRDVYLHTNCLATLANMAPHVHRLSAYASQQLVSLFDILSRKYNKFAEVRNDEMKMADGDLQGDSLPEDPSSELHIYTDFLRLVLEILNSVLTFTLPRNPEVVYAIMHRQEVFLPFKNHPRFNELLENIYTVLDFFNSRMDAHKMDDEWSVEKVLQVIINNCRSWRGEGMKMFTQLRFTYEQESHPEEFFIPYIWQLVLSGSDFSFNPSSINLFPVPVEDIDDGVKLEKLQSVGPKENAFQV
- the LOC105158410 gene encoding dymeclin isoform X2; translation: MGGVPSTPRLGGGEQLPEKAESLIGAFVGEKSFPLTSDYWQKLLELPFDLRWPSNRVNQACHLFAINNCNTRHLAKILIHLAWCLQECVSASGVASPAISKALNALFLLSVFLKYLIENAKSDNFEELCLSIDESEPMPNNFSRGEDVGNLIMYSAFNFIAKVDISPRTYLLHYELLNFMLIAMSTQLVSGPSPGPNDAHPFIDAAMAQETSLVDSVVHKLLLNYIIHPGAPLNSSIYTIFSEENQLGVLRRVGSAAANLMLLPFNYLVSSTGEASRSPLAENSLNVLLILCHYHKCISVDYVKDKSQNSSSQSLPKEETYFSENPFCRAVENVRDIEFNRVDIEGNAHNGLLVRLPFASLFDTLGMCLADERSVLLLYSLVHGNSCFLEYVLVRADMDTLLMPMLETLYNSPKRTANHIYMVLIILLILSQDSSFNASVHKLMLPNVPWYQERLLHQTSLGSLMIIILIRTVKYNLSKLRDVYLHTNCLATLANMAPHVHRLSAYASQQLVSLFDILSRKYNKFAEVRNDEMKMADGDLQGDSLPEDPSSELHIYTDFLRLVLEILNSVLTFTLPRNPEVVYAIMHRQEVFLPFKNHPRFNELLENIYTVLDFFNSRMDAHKMDDEWSVEKVLQVIINNCRSWRGEGMKMFTQLRFTYEQESHPEEFFIPYIWQLVLSGSDFSFNPSSINLFPVPVEDIDDGVKLEKLQSVGPKENAFQV